The nucleotide window ATGGGAGGAATCAAGGTGAGAATATCCTCGGAAATGCTGACGGCCCAGGCGGAGGCGACCGGCTTTCGGATGGATACTCTGGAAAAGGTCGGCCTTCTGATACATCTGCTTGGGGCCCTGCAAAGTCACCCTTTCCTGAAAGGAAGGCTGGCCCTGAAGGGCGGTACGGCTTTGAACCTTTTTATCTTTGATGTCCCCCGCCTTTCCATCGACATCGATCTGAATTACGTGGGGGCGTCTGATCGGGAGGTCATGCTGTTGGAGCGCCCCAAGGTCGATACGGCGCTGCAGGCAGTATTCTCCCGGGAAGGATTTACGGTCAGGCGCATGCCCGGCGAGCATGCCGGCGGCAAATGGCAACTTCGTTACCAGGGTGCAAGCGGGCAGGGAGGCATCCTTGAGGTAGACGTCAACTTTGTGTTCCGTGTCTCATTGTGGCCGCATATGGTCATGGCCTCGCGGCCGGTCGGCGTCTGGCAGGCAACGGATGTTCAGATATTGGATATCCACGAGCTCGCGGCAGGGAAACTTGCGGCGCTGTTTTCGCGGAGGCAGGCAAGAGACCTCTTCGACAGCAGTCATCTTTTCCGCAGCGGCGCGCTTGAATCGGAACGGCTGCGGTTGGCGTTTGTCCTCTATGGCGCCATGAACCG belongs to Desulfobacterales bacterium and includes:
- a CDS encoding nucleotidyl transferase AbiEii/AbiGii toxin family protein yields the protein MRISSEMLTAQAEATGFRMDTLEKVGLLIHLLGALQSHPFLKGRLALKGGTALNLFIFDVPRLSIDIDLNYVGASDREVMLLERPKVDTALQAVFSREGFTVRRMPGEHAGGKWQLRYQGASGQGGILEVDVNFVFRVSLWPHMVMASRPVGVWQATDVQILDIHELAAGKLAALFSRRQARDLFDSSHLFRSGALESERLRLAFVLYGAMNRRDWRTVDIEEVSLEIGDFEQKLLPMLRAKGAEAMSIVSFRKRLIEDCRKGLAVLLPFKAAEMEFLDRLLEKGEIVPDLLTDDEDLRDRIRKHPMLEWKALNVREFIKNQ